The genomic stretch TAATTTGCTATATAAAAAGTAGTTTTTATCTTTCATTTTGTCCTGCATCAAATCTTAACAAAAATACGGACGACATGATGTTCTTCAATTTTCTTAGTAAGAGTCTACCATCTTCGAACAAACCCTCACCTGAAAATGCATTTGAATCATCCCCAGTTACCACAACACCCAAAGAAGAACTGCTGTTACAAATCCCTGGATGCACCGTTAATTTGGCTCAAGAAGGAGAAGCTGAAGAAATCGCAAAAGGAAACTTCAATCTTGCTAAGCTTTCTGCTGAGAGTGTAACTTTAGCTATTCAAATTAAGGTTGGTAATGAACTTCAGTGGCCTTTAACAAAAGATGAGCCAGTGGTGAAACTTGACGAGCTTAATTACTTATTTTCGTTGTCGATGGAAGATATGAATCTTAACTATGGTGTTTCTTTCTCACAACAATCTGGTAGTGGTTTGACTGATCTTGATTCATTTCTTAAAGAATACTCTTGCTTCTCTGGGGTTTCTTCTTCCAGTCCTTCGGAAACTACTTCGAATGCCCAGGCTCTTAATTGGGCAGAGCTTGCACCAAAGATTGAAAAGTACAGTGCAATCTTGGCACAAGTAATGCCAGGAAGAACCGGTGAGATTATTAAAGGGATTTCAAAGTTGAGCAATGCCTACACCCAACAGGTAACAAGATCGTTTGTAAATTGAGATTATTAGCTTTATTGATGATATCAATGCTAACCTGTCACATAAAAAATGCAGGTTGCAAAGGGAGGAGCAATGGTTATAACCGAAGCAACTGAGGAAACAAAGGCTGACCTTGAAACTGAAACCAACAAGAGCAGCAAGAAAACCACAGATGGTAAGAAGAGGTGTGTACTCAGTAAGGGCTTAGCAAGGTAACTTCCGCAGGCAGAAATATTTCctaaacccttttttttttccttttttgaaaGTTTTCTCCCACTGTTATACACAAAAATTAACATATAAGCAGAGaccataaaaacaaaaaaaaagtaacatATATCATATCAAGATATCTTGCTGTTTAATCAGGGTGAGGGCAGTTTCAGAGAACACAGAGAAAAGGAGCAAAACTGTGCTTAATATCGTCGAGATGGGCACTGGATCAGCAGTTGGACCAATCAGCTCCCGTGCAGGGGGGAAAATTCTAGCCACAGGACCTGGAAAGGTCCTCTTGGATTCTATCGGTGCTTTCAGTAAGTAAAACACTGTTTTCCACACATTCAGCAAATGCAATATTCTCAAGTGTTAATGCTCAGTAAAAATTCTCACCTTGAAAATACAGGCAACTTTATGGATGCAGCTGAAGCTGCTGAAAAAAAAGCTCTTTCTGCCTCATCCAAAGCTGCAACCAAAATGGTCAGTGAAAGGTGAGGATACTCAAAATATAATCACCCAACCACTTGTATCTAATACCCATATACTGATGAGACTTTCTTTTGTGTGCTTTTAATTACATTTTCATAATAAATTGGTAACATAAACTACTAGTATAAGATTTAAAAGTAAAAGCTCCGCTCAGCCCATTCGACCTACTGGTTGCATCCACTTACATCTTTTAACCTGATTTCAGCTTACCCTGATTCGTCAACTTATTGGCTATTGGCTATTCTGGTTCTTATATATAGATTTGGAGAAAGTGCAGGGGAGGTAACAGAAGATGTATTTGCCATTGCAGGGCATGCTGCAAGCACTGCTTTCAACATCGTAAAAATCCGAAAAGCAGTGGACCCTGCATCCTCTGTTTCCTCGGCAATGATGAAGAATGCAATAAGAATGAACCTATAAGCCTATTACTGATTCCCAACACATTTCTATTCCTGAACCAATCGCAACTATACTGAAGATATATATTCCTAGTGTAATTTGTGTGTTACTCAAATTTATACTGATAATAATTTCTGTTCCAATTCCAACAGTCTGAATCCTCGCCTTCTCTAAGAAAATCCAATTCCAATTTGAATATATATTGATACTAAATTAATAACATACTGAAGATAGTGTTTCACTAGTATCCTAAACTAAAACAGCAtaatcacaataaaagaaagtaaATTGGGAAAAACATAACAAACCGCATGTAAAGATAAGTACAAACCTGAtcagaagatgagaagaagactcATTTGCAGTGAAAACCCCACCAACATCAGCAGCAACACCAACAAAAGGAAATTCTTCATACCCAAAAGCTTCAACAACTTCATTAAAATCAGAACCTGCATTCACAGGAACTCCTCTCAAACGAAGAGCTCCACGCAAGAAGATATACAGTATTCATTTTGGGGGAATTTTTAGTGTCAACATGAGCTTCCCTCCATGGTGGCCTACTGGTATCACATAACCAAGCTATTAGGTAGTTAAAAGACAGTTAGAATCGCTTGCCAA from Papaver somniferum cultivar HN1 unplaced genomic scaffold, ASM357369v1 unplaced-scaffold_131, whole genome shotgun sequence encodes the following:
- the LOC113332351 gene encoding senescence/dehydration-associated protein At3g51250-like isoform X3, with protein sequence MMFFNFLSKSLPSSNKPSPENAFESSPVTTTPKEELLLQIPGCTVNLAQEGEAEEIAKGNFNLAKLSAESVTLAIQIKVGNELQWPLTKDEPVVKLDELNYLFSLSMEDMNLNYGVSFSQQSGSGLTDLDSFLKEYSCFSGVSSSSPSETTSNAQALNWAELAPKIEKYSAILAQVMPGRTGEIIKGISKLSNAYTQQVAKGGAMVITEATEETKADLETETNKSSKKTTDGKKRCVLSKGLARVRAVSENTEKRSKTVLNIVEMGTGSAVGPISSRAGGKILATGPGKVLLDSIGAFSNFMDAAEAAEKKALSASSKAATKMVSESLP
- the LOC113332351 gene encoding senescence/dehydration-associated protein At3g51250-like isoform X2, which produces MMFFNFLSKSLPSSNKPSPENAFESSPVTTTPKEELLLQIPGCTVNLAQEGEAEEIAKGNFNLAKLSAESVTLAIQIKVGNELQWPLTKDEPVVKLDELNYLFSLSMEDMNLNYGVSFSQQSGSGLTDLDSFLKEYSCFSGVSSSSPSETTSNAQALNWAELAPKIEKYSAILAQVMPGRTGEIIKGISKLSNAYTQQVAKGGAMVITEATEETKADLETETNKSSKKTTDGKKRCVLSKGLARVRAVSENTEKRSKTVLNIVEMGTGSAVGPISSRAGGKILATGPGKVLLDSIGAFSNFMDAAEAAEKKALSASSKAATKMVSERFGESAGEVTEDVFAIAGHAASTAFNIVKIRKAVDPASSVSSAMMKNAIRMNL
- the LOC113332351 gene encoding senescence/dehydration-associated protein At3g51250-like isoform X1, with amino-acid sequence MMFFNFLSKSLPSSNKPSPENAFESSPVTTTPKEELLLQIPGCTVNLAQEGEAEEIAKGNFNLAKLSAESVTLAIQIKVGNELQWPLTKDEPVVKLDELNYLFSLSMEDMNLNYGVSFSQQSGSGLTDLDSFLKEYSCFSGVSSSSPSETTSNAQALNWAELAPKIEKYSAILAQVMPGRTGEIIKGISKLSNAYTQQVAKGGAMVITEATEETKADLETETNKSSKKTTDGKKRCVLSKGLARVRAVSENTEKRSKTVLNIVEMGTGSAVGPISSRAGGKILATGPGKVLLDSIGAFSNFMDAAEAAEKKALSASSKAATKMVSERACCKHCFQHRKNPKSSGPCILCFLGNDEECNKNEPISLLLIPNTFLFLNQSQLY